From Carya illinoinensis cultivar Pawnee chromosome 5, C.illinoinensisPawnee_v1, whole genome shotgun sequence, one genomic window encodes:
- the LOC122309421 gene encoding probable arabinosyltransferase ARAD1, which yields MAGKPSPRTRSRSSSPIFLVTLSLLALSILFFLFSLSPRTLPSDAFPTLKPETSFVASLEHFLVHQAHKSSQAARLVRGTDDVVTDLDDSMYGIESKRVIGDPYFPVGMPIRVYVYEMPSKFTYDLLWLFRNTYRDTSNLTSNGSPVHRLIEQHSIDYWLWADLIAPESERLLKSVVRVDRQEEADLFYIPFFTTISFFLLEKQQCKALYRDALNWVTDQPAWKRSGGRDHILPVHHPWSFKSVRKFMKNAIWLLPDMDSTGNWYKPGQVFLEKDLILPYVPNLDLCDAKCLEESYSKRTTLLFFRGRLKRNAGGKIRAKLVAELSGARDVIIEEGTAGEGGKEAAQNGMRRSIFCLNPAGDTPSSARLFDAIVSGCIPVIVSDELELPFEGILDYRKIALFVSSSDAVQPGWLLTFLKTVSPAHIREMQQNVAKHARHFLYSSPAQPLGAEDLVWRMMAGKLVSIKLHTRRSQRVVKQSRSLCTCDCQRANMTSPGRFF from the exons ATGGCCGGTAAACCGAGTCCTAGAACCAGGTCCAGGTCCTCCTCCCCAATATTCCTtgttactctctctctccttgctCTCTCCattctcttcttcctcttctccctATCCCCGAGAACGCTCCCCTCCGACGCTTTCCCGACCCTGAAACCCGAGACCTCCTTCGTCGCTTCGCTGGAGCACTTCCTAGTCCACCAGGCCCACAAATCCTCCCAAGCAGCCCGCTTAGTCCGTGGTACAGACGACGTCGTTACAGATCTCGACGACTCCATGTATGGGATAGAGAGCAAGAGGGTGATTGGAGACCCGTACTTCCCCGTTGGAATGCCTATTAGGGTTTATGTGTACGAGATGCCGAGCAAGTTCACCTACGATCTGCTTTGGCTGTTTCGGAACACTTATAGAGACACCTCCAATCTCACCTCCAATGGCAGCCCCGTCCACCGCTTAATCgaacag CATTCAATTGATTACTGGCTGTGGGCCGATTTGATTGCTCCGGAATCGGAGAGGCTGTTGAAGAGTGTGGTGAGAGTTGATAGGCAGGAGGAGGCAGACCTCTTCTACATACCATTCTTCACCACCATAAGCTTCTTCTTACTGGAGAAACAACAGTGCAAAGCGCTTTACAGG GATGCTCTTAATTGGGTGACAGATCAGCCTGCATGGAAGCGATCTGGAGGAAGAGATCACATACTTCCAGTTCATCATCCCTGGTCTTTTAAATCTGTTCGCAAATTCATGAAGAATGCAATTTGGCTGCTACCAGATATGGACTCCACAGGGAACTG GTACAAGCCGGGACAGGTTTTTCTGGAGAAAGACCTAATTCTTCCTTACGTTCCCAATCTTGATTTATGTGATGCCAAATGCTTAGAGGAAAGTTATTCAAAGAGAACCACACTACTCTTTTTCCGGGGGCGTCTTAAAAGAAATGCT GGAGGAAAAATACGTGCTAAACTTGTAGCTGAATTAAGTGGTGCCAGGGATGTAATTATAGAGGAGGGAACAGCTGGAGAGGGAGGCAAAGAAGCAGCCCAGAATGGCATGCGCAG GTCCATCTTTTGCTTAAACCCAGCTGGAGACACTCCATCATCTGCTAGATTGTTTGACGCTATTGTTAGTGGATGCATTCCTGTTATAGTTAGTGACGAGTTGGAGCTTCCATTTGAAGGAATACTTGATTACAGAAAG ATAGCTTTATTTGTTTCATCCAGTGATGCTGTACAACCGGGATGGCTTTTAACATTTCTAAAAACTGTTAGCCCTGCTCATATTAGAGAAATGCAACAAAATGTAGCCAAG CATGCAAGACATTTTCTGTATTCCAGTCCAGCTCAACCTTTGGGTGCAGAAGACTTGGTTTGGAGAATG